The genomic window TTTTTGGATTATTAAATTTGTAAACTGCAGAATCCTAGGGGAACTGGTCTGAATTGGGAAGGCTGGGGATgctgaagggaaggaaggaaaaatataaaggTTCTGAGGCTTCACTGGGAACTAAAATTCAAAGACCTTTCCACTAAACAGGGCTGCTTACATAAATAGACTAGGTGCATATTTGACCCTCGGTTCCTTTTGCTTCCCTCCTTGGGCCTTGAGCCAGCCAAGGCCTCACCTATGCTACCCTTGTGATCATTTCCAGGTGGCCCTTAGAAGTTCTATCATCCAAATCCCCAGAGGCTTAATAAGCCTCTGAAATGAAGCTTGTCTTCTGGGAAGGGGGCATTGTTCTGCAGTTCAGTAGTTTCCCAGGGGGTCCACCAACCTGCCACAGACATGGAGAATGGGaaagaatccagggttaggcacAAATGCATCAAGGGTAGCCAAGAGGTGACCTTCTTCCCCAGTACTTTATGGGGACAGAAGTGACAAGATGGTGTGAAGTCTAGGTGCAACCTTAACAGGCTCGTATAAGCCTGAATGGTGGCCAACAAAGAGTTTGCCCCTACTGCTCACTCCCACTAGAGGCCCTACACagcctctccctcttcttcttggGCATAGAGTACCTCCCAGGGCACAGCCCCATAGCCACAGAAGAATCGAGCCAGGTTTCGGGCAAGGCCACGGTCAAAGGGGCTATCAGGACGGTGGCGGAGGTAGGCAATTCGGTGTGGGGAGATAAACTCCCATGTGGTCATATCACTGGCCACTAGGTAGAGATGAGAGACCAGAAGCAGCAACACCACAATTGACAAGAGGCCCAGCAGCAAGAAGGTGGCAAAAAGGAGACCATTGTGCTGGAACCAGCTTTGCCAGGACTCGTGGAAATGGAGGCCAGACCTGCAAGGAGCAGGGGGAAAGAACTTTGATCCTTCCAAGAGGAAACAGACCCATCTTCATCTGAATCCCCCCTAGAGTCTAGAAAGCAGTGGGCACCTACTGCCCTGTGGTTTCACACTGTAAGGGCTGTCCCagaccctgtcccttctcaagtttctctgtctccctcacaCCGGATCCTGGCAGAGAATACATACCAGGCCAGGTGCAAGCCCCACAGAAGCACCaccagctgaactgccaagtaggCCAAGAAGAGGGGATGGTTGCGCTCCCCCACACAGTTTTCAATCCAAGGGCAATGGTGGTCAAAACGTCGGACACAGCGTTTGCAGGAGCGGCAGTGTTTGGAACGAAGGGGCTGCTGCAGGGGTGGGAAGGGGATGAGGGCAGCTCGTTAGAACCGGGGCAGGGACCAGCGCTCATTTTGAGGGTAGGGACGCTAAGGCTGCTAAGGGGAGGGGCAGAGTTCCCAAAGGGGAGAGAGGATACCCTTGCAAAAACACCCACAAGGCTGTAGCTAACTAGTTGTGAGGGTAGCTGGCCTGGTCACGAAGGCCAGAAGTAGGTAGAGGCTGGGAatacttcctggagaaggtgaaaCTGGAGCAGAGTTTGGAAAGCTTCCAGGGGAAGATGAATCACACCCCAGACAGGACAAgctgggggtagggagggagtggggacCTGGACGGCCTGTCGGCTGTTCCTCGGACTCCATCAAGCTGAGGGAGTTCAAAGAGCCCATTGAGGCATGGAGGGGCCCTTCGGGTCTGTCTCCTTCACCAACCTGCAGCAAACAGTAGCCACAGCGCCGGAGCCGGAGCGTCTTGGGGGGGATCATAGCGGTCTGCTCCTCCTTGGGTTCTTTCTGGGTACGAACATAGACAGGAAGGGAGGTTGCTGCCTAACGCTCCGCTCCGCACCCAGGAGCTCAAAGTGTGGCGGGGTAAGGGGCCCATCTCCGGGTGCAGCTCCCGGGGCAGCGGGGTTACCTGGAGCGGGGTCGCTGCGGACTCCAGCTCAGGCCCCACGTAGCCAGGGTCCATGAGGGAAACGGCCAGGTAGAGCAGCAGAGAACAGAGCACCAGCAGGATGAAGAGCAACGGCTGCAGCAGCTCCCCTCTGGCTTCCTGCTGCTTCAGCTCTGCAGGCGGGGGACAGAAAAAAAGACCCCCAAGGACAGAGATAGGGGCGAGGGAGACAAACGGGGAGGACCTGCCCGGCAGCCGGCCGAGGTGGGGGAGAAGCGGGGCAGGGACACAGGATCGGGGACCCCCAGGAGGGCGCGGGGACCCGCAGGAGGGCAGGCGCCGCGGCCGGCCGGGCTCCCGCATTCAAGGGCCGGCGCGTGCCGGGCGGTGGCCGGGACCAGAAGCGGATGCCCGGGGTCGGGGGCGGTTCCCACAGGGTCTGGCTGCGATCGGGCGGGGCCCAGCCTCACCGGTCTCGTGCAGGAAGAGCACCAGCGTGATCCCCCAGGTCAGCACAGTGTGCCCAGTCCGAACTAGGACACCCGGGCTGAGAAGCGCCCGCGGCCCCATCGCCtctgccccggccccggccccggccccgccccTCACCCCGACCCAACCGCAAACCCGGAAGAGGCGGTCGAACGCTCCTCGGCGCCTGGGGATTAGAGGACCAGGACAGGAGGGCGGGATTACATAAAGCGCCCGGAGCGGGGATTGGCTGAGAGCTACAGAGGCGGGACTATCGGGGCTGACAGGTGCGGAGGAGGCCTGGCTACGCGCTCTAGGGTTCTTTGAAAAATGCTCGCCCCCGCGCGTGGCCACACCCTCCGGCCTCGCCTCCCGCAGGCCCCACCCCGGAACTTAATGGGCCTAAAGAAAAATGGCCCCGAGCCTGGGTTCCTCGGGGGTGGCTCGTCTTGCCCTGGCTTGCTCCCCTTTTCCTGGCAGCACCTGGCGTTCACAGGCACCCCGCCAGTCACCTCCATTTCGG from Notamacropus eugenii isolate mMacEug1 chromosome 1, mMacEug1.pri_v2, whole genome shotgun sequence includes these protein-coding regions:
- the ZDHHC12 gene encoding palmitoyltransferase ZDHHC12 isoform X2, producing MGPRALLSPGVLVRTGHTVLTWGITLVLFLHETELKQQEARGELLQPLLFILLVLCSLLLYLAVSLMDPGYVGPELESAATPLQKEPKEEQTAMIPPKTLRLRRCGYCLLQQPLRSKHCRSCKRCVRRFDHHCPWIENCVGERNHPLFLAYLAVQLVVLLWGLHLAWSGLHFHESWQSWFQHNGLLFATFLLLGLLSIVVLLLLVSHLYLVASDMTTWEFISPHRIAYLRHRPDSPFDRGLARNLARFFCGYGAVPWEVLYAQEEEGEAV
- the ZDHHC12 gene encoding palmitoyltransferase ZDHHC12 isoform X1 — protein: MREPGRPRRLPSCGSPRPPGGPRSCVPAPLLPHLGRLPGRSSPFVSLAPISVLGGLFFCPPPAELKQQEARGELLQPLLFILLVLCSLLLYLAVSLMDPGYVGPELESAATPLQKEPKEEQTAMIPPKTLRLRRCGYCLLQQPLRSKHCRSCKRCVRRFDHHCPWIENCVGERNHPLFLAYLAVQLVVLLWGLHLAWSGLHFHESWQSWFQHNGLLFATFLLLGLLSIVVLLLLVSHLYLVASDMTTWEFISPHRIAYLRHRPDSPFDRGLARNLARFFCGYGAVPWEVLYAQEEEGEAV